The following coding sequences are from one Kushneria phosphatilytica window:
- the cobA gene encoding uroporphyrinogen-III C-methyltransferase: protein MPTRTPTPEIAASAQRAPAGRVALVGAGPGAADLLTVRALTRLQAADAVVYDRLVGQDILALLPTGCERYYVGKACGHHSVPQAEIGERLVALAREGKRVVRLKGGDPGVFGRMGEELAALSESGIETEIVPGITAASGAASALGLPLTDRAHAQSLRFVTARQAQAELDPDWRALARRDETLVFYMGLGRVAEICDGLIGAGLPANWPIMLIAHATLPTQQIRAGTLATLPARLAEAPMPSPCLIVVGSVVLLYRGGDDAGVEDADVEIEPRPAGAPLT, encoded by the coding sequence TTGCCGACGCGTACCCCGACTCCTGAAATTGCTGCGAGCGCGCAGAGAGCGCCAGCCGGGCGGGTGGCACTGGTGGGCGCCGGTCCGGGGGCGGCTGATCTGTTGACCGTGCGGGCGCTGACGCGCCTCCAGGCGGCTGATGCCGTGGTGTATGACCGGCTCGTGGGTCAGGACATTCTGGCGCTGTTGCCGACCGGGTGCGAACGCTACTATGTCGGCAAGGCCTGTGGTCATCACAGCGTGCCTCAGGCCGAAATCGGTGAGCGGCTGGTCGCGTTGGCGCGCGAGGGCAAGCGGGTGGTGCGGCTCAAGGGCGGCGACCCCGGCGTGTTCGGCCGCATGGGCGAGGAGCTGGCGGCTCTGAGCGAGTCCGGTATCGAAACCGAGATCGTTCCGGGCATCACCGCTGCCTCCGGTGCGGCTTCGGCGCTCGGTCTGCCGCTGACGGATCGAGCCCACGCCCAGTCGCTGCGCTTTGTGACCGCACGCCAGGCACAGGCCGAACTCGACCCTGACTGGCGCGCCCTGGCCCGCCGGGACGAGACGCTGGTGTTCTATATGGGCCTGGGCCGGGTCGCAGAGATCTGTGACGGCCTGATTGGCGCCGGGTTGCCCGCCAACTGGCCGATCATGCTGATCGCCCACGCCACACTCCCGACGCAGCAGATCCGCGCCGGCACGCTGGCAACGCTCCCGGCCCGGCTGGCCGAGGCGCCGATGCCGTCGCCATGTCTGATCGTGGTCGGCAGCGTTGTGTTGCTGTATCGGGGTGGTGACGATGCCGGTGTGGAGGATGCTGATGTGGAGATTGAGCCCCGGCCCGCAGGCGCGCCTCTCACCTGA